From the genome of Opitutus sp. ER46:
GGCCCACACGAACCTCGCGATCGTCCTGCTGCAGCTCCGGCGCCCCGCCGAGGCGCGCGAGCACCTCGCCGCCGCGCTCCGCGCCGCCCCCGACTACCCGCCCGCCCGCGCGCTGGCGGAGCGGCTGGGGTTGGTTAGGCGGTAGGCTGTAGGCTATAAGCGGTAAGCCGGAGGCTGTAGGCTGTAAGCTGTAGGCTCTTGGCTTTCGAGCCACCGACACCCGTGGCCAACCTCCGGCTCGAACTCTGCGCCCTCTGCTACCTCCTGTAGAAACTGCCTTGGACTCAGTATCCCGATCCCTTCTACAGGAGATCGCTGAGCTCGCAGAGGAATCGGGCAGGAGTTCGAGCCTTAGCACCTTAAACCTTACAACCTTCAACCCGGCGCCACGGGCGCCATGACCTCTGTTACCTCCCTTGTCTCCTGTGAGATGTCTTGGACATCCACCCATGTTCAACCCGTCTTACAGGAGATAACAGAGGCAAGGGAGGGACTCCGGGGAAACGAAGGCTGAAAGCTGAAGCCACCGGTTCCGGAACCCCACTTACTTCAGTTTTCGCGCCGTCGAAAACTGAAGTCGCAGAGCGATCGATCAGGAGTCCGGACCTTAGCACCTTAAACCTTATCACCTTCAACTCGGCGCCTACGGCGCCGAAAGACCAACGCCGCGATCAGCCGCGTGTGGAGCCAGACGAGGCAGACGTTGTCGCGCAGGTAATGAAAGTGCGAGACGCCGCCTTCGCGGGTGGAAAAGTACCGCACCGGTGCGGGAATGTTCAGCGTGGGCGTGCCGGCCCAGACGAGCCGCACTGCCGCCTCGGTGTCGAAATCGTAGCGCCGACCCGTGCGGCGCGGACCGAGCACCGCCAGCAGCGGCGCGAGCGGATACACGCGGAAGCCGAAGAGCGGGTCGGCGATCGCCGGGCCGCGCGTCTCGAGGTGGACGAGCCCCACGCTCAGTTTTCGTCCGTGCAGCCGTTCGGCGGGGATGTTGGCCGGGAAGACCGGCTGACCGAGGACGAGGGCGGCGGGCGCGGCCGCGGACCGCGCCATGAATTCGCCGATGCTCGCCGCCGGGTGCTGGCCGTCGGCGTCCATGACCAGCGCGTGGGTGAACCCGCGCGCGCGGGCCCAGGCGGCGCCGGCGAGCACCGCGGCGCCCTTGCCCTCGTTGCGCGGGCGCTCGAGCACGTGCAGGCCCGGCAACTCCGCGGCGAGCCGCCGCATCGCCTCGCCGCCACCGTCGGTGCTCCCGTCGATCACGACGAGGACCGGTTGCCAGCAGCCCAGCGCCTCCCGCACCACCGCGGTCAGCCGCGGGCCGGTGTTGTAGCTGGGAAGAAGCAGGAGGTGGGTGGGCGAAGGCGTCATGAGCCGGCCCACGAGCTGACCGGTTCGCCCCATACCGCCGGCACCCCGGCGCCTTCGGCGGCGACGCCGTCCTCGCGCAGCCAGGCTTCAAGATAGTGGGTCACGGCGGCGGCATGGGCGCCGACGAACGCGCGGTCCGCCATGGGCAGGGGCGCGCCGGTGCGATCCGCCTCGACGGCGGCAGCCGCCGGCACCGCCCAGAAAACGCCGTCGCGATCGGCCACGAGCCGCGGCCCGAGCTCAAGCTGCACGCGGATCGGCAGGATCGGGATCTCCCAGCACGACCAGCCTTTCGCGAGCACGTTGGAGTTGCAGCGGATTCGCACGAGCTGAATGGCGGTGCCCGCCCGCTGCGCGATGGCCGCGAAACCCGGCCGCAGCGGCCCCAGCACCTGGCCCGGCGGGGTCCGCGTGCCCTCGGGAAACAGCACGAGCGTGCTGCCCGCCGCGACCGCCGCGCTCGCGGCGCGGATCGTATCGACCCCGGCCTGGCTCGGCACGTAGCCGGCGCGCAGGGCGCAGCAGCCGAAGACCGGGTTGCGGCGGATGCTGGGCTTGAAGAGGCAGATCGCCCGCGGGATCCGCGCCAGCAGATAGGTGATGTCCATCAGCCCCGGATGATTGCCCACGACGACGAGCCCCGGCGGCAGGTGGTCGAAGCCCGGATCGTACTGCACGCGGCACACCGTCGTAAGCCTCATCCAGCGGATGAAGAGCCGGCACGCCCGATGCACGAGGCCCTGGAACCGGCCCGTGATCGCCGCCGACCGCGGCAGGAGCAGCCCGGCCAGGCAAACGGCATTCAGCCCCGCCCCCACCAGCGCGAACAGCACCAGGGTGAGGTAGTAGACGACGATCCAATAGGCCTTGAGGAGGGTCATGCCGGAGCGAGGAATGCGGCCGTGAACTGTCAGGCTCCGTAGCAAGAGGTGTCAACGCGCGGCCGCGGCGGCGCGGCCGCGCTAATGCAGAATGATGAATTGTGAATGAAGAATGCCGGAGGCTGGGGTGGCATCGCCGCCCCCAGTTGGCTCCGCGCGACGCCCTACACCTTACGCCCTACTCTCGCTGCCGCGTGCGGCGACCGACGCCTCCCGGCGTCGGCGACCGCCCGCCTATTCCGTTTTCGCGGCAGCGAAAACGGTCAGCTCGATCTCCACGTTCAAATCGGCGCGGCAGATGTCCGCCCGCACATAGCTCACCCGGTCGGTCGGCCGCAGGAGATCGCGGTCAAGGACCGCCGCCACCGTAGGC
Proteins encoded in this window:
- a CDS encoding lysophospholipid acyltransferase family protein, which produces MTLLKAYWIVVYYLTLVLFALVGAGLNAVCLAGLLLPRSAAITGRFQGLVHRACRLFIRWMRLTTVCRVQYDPGFDHLPPGLVVVGNHPGLMDITYLLARIPRAICLFKPSIRRNPVFGCCALRAGYVPSQAGVDTIRAASAAVAAGSTLVLFPEGTRTPPGQVLGPLRPGFAAIAQRAGTAIQLVRIRCNSNVLAKGWSCWEIPILPIRVQLELGPRLVADRDGVFWAVPAAAAVEADRTGAPLPMADRAFVGAHAAAVTHYLEAWLREDGVAAEGAGVPAVWGEPVSSWAGS
- a CDS encoding glycosyltransferase, producing the protein MTPSPTHLLLLPSYNTGPRLTAVVREALGCWQPVLVVIDGSTDGGGEAMRRLAAELPGLHVLERPRNEGKGAAVLAGAAWARARGFTHALVMDADGQHPAASIGEFMARSAAAPAALVLGQPVFPANIPAERLHGRKLSVGLVHLETRGPAIADPLFGFRVYPLAPLLAVLGPRRTGRRYDFDTEAAVRLVWAGTPTLNIPAPVRYFSTREGGVSHFHYLRDNVCLVWLHTRLIAALVFRRRRRRVEGDKV